Genomic window (Merismopedia glauca CCAP 1448/3):
TTTTTGCCCCATCTCCGTCCACATTCGCAGTTGATTAGCAAATCCTTCTGCGGTTCGCCCAGAATCGCGAGCGGCTGTGGTAACTTTAACCAATAGACTATGCCGAAACCGAGCGTCTGCTCTTACTAAAGCTTGATAAAAAGCCACATCTTCAGGAGTACGCACTGCTGGCATTCCTCCGACTCTTTGGTACATCTGGGCTGTAACCGCCAAACTCGCGCCGTAATGGTGATTATGGCGAGGAAAACCGTCGAAAGGGTCAGGATCTATGTAAGCTTCTAATTCAACAATTAAAGAGTAGTATCCTGCTCCTCGTAAGAAACAATTTCTGGCATGAGGTTCTAGATTAGCTCTTTGGTGGCGATCAGTCAAAATTTTGCCCCCAACGGCATCTGCTCCTTGGGCAATTTCTGATAAAGTTGCAGCAATCCAAGTAGGAGACACTCTTGTATCTCCATCTGTCGAAGCGATGACTCCTCGATCGCGATTAATCGACAATAGCCGTCTGCAAGCTTCATCCATCAACATTTGCCGCACCCGACCGATATATGCTTCTGATGCAGGTAAAGTTCTCTCAACTACGTGCAAGACTAAATCTGGATGTTGACTGGCAAAGTCACGAGCAATTTGGGCTGATTCATCCGTGCAATTATTGGCAAAAACAATGATTTCGTAGCGGTTTTTGGCAAGGGGTTGACCTTGCAGATCTACTTGTTCTAGTAAAGAGATTAATGTCTGAGTCAGGAGTGCAGCTTCATTACGCACAGGAACGATCGCGCACACTTCACATTCTGGATCGGGTGAGATCTCGACTAAAGGTCGATCTTTGCAGAAATAGGAAGTGGAAGAGAGCCTACTTTCAAAAGTCACGGCTTCCTTCGATTTCATCAATACCTCTAAGCGGCTAGAAGGAGCATAACTACTAACTACTAAGCTATCGTTTTTCATGCAAATAGACCTTGCCTAATTCTCCAGATGACCATCATCAATTGCTAACTAACTTCACATTCCTGTCTTCAACTTACATTGGTCTAGATCGGGGTGAAAACTCCATAAAGATAGATAGTTCTTTCCTACTAAAGCGATCGATCCAAATTTCTGGAGATAGATCCCAATAATCGAAATTTATGCTTATTTCTAGTTAAGTAATTTCCAGATCGAGAGGATGCGATCGCTAATTATCTTTAGCCTCCAAACTCAGGTCAAATGGTTGCTGGTAAGACGTTTGTGTTATCTTAGTAAAGTTGTCTCAAAACCGCACATCCAGAGTTTCGGGTGTTTCTGTTTAATGAAATGCCTCTGGGTGGAGGATTAACCCGAAAGGAGTCTCATAAACATATGCCAGTTATTTCTTTAGCCCAAATGATGGAGGCTGGAGTTCACTTTGGTCATCAGACCCGTCGGTGGAACCCCAAAATGGCTCCCTACATCTATACCTCCCGTAATGGCGTTCATATCATCGATCTAGTCCAAACAGCGCAGTTAATGGAAGAGGCTTATACCTACGTCCGTTCTGCGGCTGAACAAAACAAAAAATTCCTCTTTGTTGGTACTAAACGCCAAGCTGCTGGGATTATTGCTCAAGAAGCCAGTCGCTGTGGTTCTTACTACATCAACCAACGCTGGTTGGGGGGAATGCTCACTAACTGGACTACCATCAAAACCAGAGTAGAACGCCTCAAAGACTTAGAAAGACGGGAAGAAAGCGGCGCGCTTGACTTACTACCTAAAAAAGAAGCTTCTGTACTCCGCCGCGAGATGGCGAAATTGCAGAAATATTTGGGCGGGATTAAACAAATGCGTAAGTTACCAGATTTGGTCGTAGTCATCGACCAACGTCGGGAATATAACGCAATTCAAGAATGCCAAAAACTGGGGATTCCCATTGTGGCGTTACTCGATACTAACTGCGATCCTGATGTCGTAGATATTCCTATTCCAGCCAACGATGATGCCATCCGCTCGATTAAACTCATACTAGGCAAGTTATCCGATGCTATCTATGAAGGTCGTCACGGTCAATTAGAAACCGAATCTGAAGAAGATTACGAAGACTATGAAGGCGCTGAAGACGAAGGGGAAGAATACGAGATTGATGAATCGTTGATTCCTGATACTGAGGAAGAAGAGGAAGCGGAAGCATAAGTCAGAAGTCAGTCGTAGAGACGTAGCACTGCTACGTCTGTACAGAAGTCAGAAGTAAAAGATTTTGATTTCTGGCTAATGGGTACTATTAAGCAAGTCATATTTTACTAGTACCAAAAATCAATAACTAACTAGGAACGATAAATCATGGCGGAAATACCTGCAAAAGTCGTCAAACAACTTCGTGACGACACTGGTGCTGGAATGATGGATTGCAAAAAAGCCCTGACTGAAGTTGGCGGGGACATGGAAAAAGCCAAAGAATGGCTCAGACAAAAGGGAATCACCTCAGCCGGAAAGAAAAGCGATCGCGTAGCCGCAGAAGGCTTGGTCGGTACTTACATTCACACTGGTGGTCGGATCGGGGTATTAGTTGAAGTTAACTGCGAAACCGATTTTGTAGCGCGTAACGAAGCTTTTCAAGCCTTAGTCCGCAATATTGCTATGCAGATTGCAGCTTGTCCTAATGTGGAATATGTTGGTGTAGAAGACATTCCTCAAGATATCGTCCAAAAGGAAAAAGATATTGAGATGGGTCGCGATGACATAGCCAATAAACCAGACAACATTAAGGAAAAAATAGTTCAAGGTCGGATTGAAAAACGACTTAAAGAAATGACCTTGATGGATCAACCTTACATTCGCGATCAAAACATCAATGTTGAAGAATTGATCAAACAATCGATTGCTCAACTTGGAGAAAAAATCCAAATTCGTAGGTTTGTCAAATTCATTTTGGGTGAAGGTGTAGAGAAAAAAGAATCTAACTTCGCTGAAGAAGTTGCAGCTTTTAGTGGTAAGTAGATGCCACTATCTCAACCAATTTACTGACTCAGACCAAAAATATATAATTTCCTGGAATAGAGGCAGGTCTTATTAATAATTTGACCTGTTTTCTTTTTGTTGAAAGTTGATTTCAGATTTTGAGCCAAGATTCGGCAATCCCTGTATCATCCACTGCTACTCACAAACGTGCTATTAGTCACAATAATAAATAGAGCAGTGTGTAGCGGCGGTGGGGTATCCCCAAAAAATGCCGACTCGATGTTTAGGAGAGTAGAAGATGTTAGAAGCTTATCGTCAACACGCCAGCGATCGCGCGAAGTTGGAAATTCCCCCCCTACCTTTGGATGCACAGCAAGCCTCAGAGTTGTGTGAGTTACTCAAAAATCCACCTGCTGGGGAAAAGGAAATATTATTGGAGTTATTGCGCGATCGCATTCCCCCTGGTGTCGATCCGGCTGCTTATGTCAAAGCTGGTTTTCTGACGGCTATAGCGAAAAAAGAAGTTATTAGTCCCTTAATCACCCCCCAAGCGGCTGTATACTTGCTAGGAACGATGATGGGCGGTTATAACGTTCAATCTTTGATCGATCTGCTCAAATCAAAAGATCTGGATATTGCCGCTTCTGCTGCCGCAGCTTTGAGTAAAACCTTGTTAATGTTCGATGCCTACCACGATGTCATCGATTTAGCCGATACTAACCCCTATGCGAAGCAAGTAGTCGATTCTTGGGCGGCGGCGGAATGGTTTACTTCTCGCCCCAAATTAGCAGAAGCTATTACCGTTAGCGTTTTCAAAGTTTCAGGAGAAATCAATACAGACGACTTATCCCCCGCGCAACAAGCTACCACGCGCCCAGATATTCCCCTCCACGCCTTGGCAATGCTGGAAAGCCGTCAACCAGGTAGTTTAGAAACTATTGCTAAATTGAAAGAAAAAGGGCATCCCGTGGCTTTTGTGGGAGATGTAGTTGGGACTGGTTCATCTCGCAAATCAGCTATTAACTCCGTATTGTGGCATATTGGGTCAGATATTCCTTTTGTTCCCAACAAGCGCAATGGTGGGTATATTTTAGGAGGAGCGATCGCCCCTATCTTCTTCAACACTGCCGAAGATGCAGGCGCATTACCCATTGAATGCGATGTTAGCCAAA
Coding sequences:
- a CDS encoding glycosyltransferase codes for the protein MKNDSLVVSSYAPSSRLEVLMKSKEAVTFESRLSSTSYFCKDRPLVEISPDPECEVCAIVPVRNEAALLTQTLISLLEQVDLQGQPLAKNRYEIIVFANNCTDESAQIARDFASQHPDLVLHVVERTLPASEAYIGRVRQMLMDEACRRLLSINRDRGVIASTDGDTRVSPTWIAATLSEIAQGADAVGGKILTDRHQRANLEPHARNCFLRGAGYYSLIVELEAYIDPDPFDGFPRHNHHYGASLAVTAQMYQRVGGMPAVRTPEDVAFYQALVRADARFRHSLLVKVTTAARDSGRTAEGFANQLRMWTEMGQKGEEFRVETPLAVESRLRARRRLRKIWQQHLSGYLPKNHDFIRVSKNLGINHSWLRSQLAQSQTFGALWEQVEQRQQTEGIWQQRWSLVPIKQAIADLRVRVNSLRQQRQVPSLVVNRPSPQISWKKGA
- the tsf gene encoding translation elongation factor Ts; the protein is MAEIPAKVVKQLRDDTGAGMMDCKKALTEVGGDMEKAKEWLRQKGITSAGKKSDRVAAEGLVGTYIHTGGRIGVLVEVNCETDFVARNEAFQALVRNIAMQIAACPNVEYVGVEDIPQDIVQKEKDIEMGRDDIANKPDNIKEKIVQGRIEKRLKEMTLMDQPYIRDQNINVEELIKQSIAQLGEKIQIRRFVKFILGEGVEKKESNFAEEVAAFSGK
- the rpsB gene encoding 30S ribosomal protein S2 translates to MPVISLAQMMEAGVHFGHQTRRWNPKMAPYIYTSRNGVHIIDLVQTAQLMEEAYTYVRSAAEQNKKFLFVGTKRQAAGIIAQEASRCGSYYINQRWLGGMLTNWTTIKTRVERLKDLERREESGALDLLPKKEASVLRREMAKLQKYLGGIKQMRKLPDLVVVIDQRREYNAIQECQKLGIPIVALLDTNCDPDVVDIPIPANDDAIRSIKLILGKLSDAIYEGRHGQLETESEEDYEDYEGAEDEGEEYEIDESLIPDTEEEEEAEA